The Ignavibacteriota bacterium sequence GCAAAGGTGTTGAAGATTCTGAAGCTATGCAAAATGAAAATGTTGTTGCACTATGCGACGTTGATGAAATTAGAGGTTCTGAAACAAGAATGAAATATCCAAACGCAAGGTATTACAAAGATTTTAGAATAATGCTAGAAAAAGAAAAAAGCATTGATGCAATAACTGTAAGTACTCCGGATCATACACATGCAATAATTGCTTATACTGCAATTAACTTAGGCAAACATGTTTATGTACAAAAACCGCTTACACATACTGTTTATGAAGCAAGAACCTTGGCAAAAGCGGCTAAAGAACATAACATAGTTTCTCAAATGGGAAATCAGGGACACGCCAGCGATGGCGCAAGATTAATTAATGAATGGATAAGCGGCGGTGCAATTGGTGATGTTCATGAAGTTCACTGCTGGACAAACAGACCAATTTGGCCTCAAGGCATTAAGAAACCTGAAGAAGTTCCGTCTCTTCCAAATTATTTAGATTGGAATTTATGGATTGGACCGGCACCATACAGAGATTATCATCCTGCATATCATCCATTTAGCTGGAGAGGATGGTGGGATTTTGGAACCGGTGCTCTTGGCGATATGGGTGCTCATATTTTGGATCAGCCTTTCTGGGCTCTTGATTTAGACTTCCCAGACACAATACAAGCCTCCTCATCAGAATTCAACGATCAGACTTATCCTGTTTCTTCAATTGTTACATGGACATTTCCTAAAAAAGGTAAAAGAGCTCCTGTTAAAATTATTTGGTACGATGGCGGTTTGTTGCCTCCAAGACCTG is a genomic window containing:
- a CDS encoding Gfo/Idh/MocA family oxidoreductase, with protein sequence MATAAFTIIPRHVLGGKGFMAPSDKLNVACVGIGGKGVEDSEAMQNENVVALCDVDEIRGSETRMKYPNARYYKDFRIMLEKEKSIDAITVSTPDHTHAIIAYTAINLGKHVYVQKPLTHTVYEARTLAKAAKEHNIVSQMGNQGHASDGARLINEWISGGAIGDVHEVHCWTNRPIWPQGIKKPEEVPSLPNYLDWNLWIGPAPYRDYHPAYHPFSWRGWWDFGTGALGDMGAHILDQPFWALDLDFPDTIQASSSEFNDQTYPVSSIVTWTFPKKGKRAPVKIIWYDGGLLPPRPVDLEPGRKLGVCIYYGSKGKLMHDSYGESPRLIPETAMQKFTPPKKTIPRSPGIYEEWIQAIKNGTKSTTDFEYSAKLTETMLLGNIAIKLKDKNTILEYDGKDGKFTNMDEANELLTKKYPQGWEM